A portion of the Betta splendens chromosome 2, fBetSpl5.4, whole genome shotgun sequence genome contains these proteins:
- the LOC114844589 gene encoding cystathionine beta-synthase-like: MPSVPSSKEAATGPVCPHLAKMHNHANGQAKVLDSSVPLISVDKATVGDREEANRTIQINTKNTSPERKWIRPDLPSRCTWSLEASSADSPHMQVPRQSRQAILPNILHMIGDTPLVHINKIPKEFGLKCEILAKCEFFNAGGSVKDRISLRMVEDAERAGVLKPGDTIIEPTSGNTGIGLALAAAVKGYRCIIVMPEKMSMEKVDVLKALGAEIVRTPTSARFDSPESHVGVAWRLKNEIPNSHILDQYRNPSNPLAHYDTTAEEILEQCGGKLDMLVAGAGTGGTITGIARKLKEKCPNIKIVGVDPEGSILAEPEELNKTDKTQYEVEGIGYDFIPTVLDRSVIDSWYKSNDEESFNMSRMLIRDEGLLCGGSSGTAMAAAVHAAKELKEGQRCVVILPDSIRNYMSKFLSDKWMVEKGFLREEDLMVTKPWWWNWKLQSLNLSAPLTVLPTVSCQKTIKILKEKGFDQAPVVDEAGLILGMVTLGNMLASILAGKIKVSDPVSKVLYKQFKQIRLNDNLGKLSRILETDHFALVVHEQIQYLSDGSSSLRQMVFGVVTAVDLLNFVTGRDRKERSMSESNAEM, encoded by the exons ATGCCATCAGTTCCCTCCTCCAAAGAGGCCGCGACGGGCCCCGTGTGCCCTCACTTGGCCAAGATGCATAACCATGCCAACGGGCAAGCCAAAGTGCTGGACAGTTCGGTCCCGTTGATTTCAGTCGACAAGGCCACAGTGGGGGACCGAGAGGAGGCGAACAGAACCATTCAGATCAACACTAAGAACACCTCTCCGGAGAGGAAGTGGATCCGGCCCGATCTTCCGAGCCGCTGCACATGGAGCCTGGAGGCCTCGAGCGCAGACTCCCCCCACATGCAGGTTCCAAG ACAATCGCGCCAGGCCATTCTTCCAAACATTTTGCACATGATTGGAGACACTCCCCTGGTTCACATCAACAAGATCCCCAAAGAATTTGGactcaaatgtgaaatat tggccAAGTGTGAGTTCTTCAACGCTGGCGGCAGCGTCAAAGACAGGATCAGCCTGCGGATGGTGGAAGACGCTGAGAGAGCTGGAGTCCTCAAGCCCGGAGACACCATCATAGAGCCCACCTCTGGAAACACGG GTATTGGACTGGCTCTGGCTGCAGCGGTTAAAGGCTACCGCTGCATTATAGTCATGCCGGAGAAAATGAGCATGGAGAAG GTGGACGTCTTGAAGGCTCTCGGAGCAGAGATCGTCCGCACGCCCACAAGCGCTCGTTTCGATTCGCCAGAGTCTCACGTGGGCGTGGCCTGGCGCCTCAAGAACGAGATCCCAAACTCGCACATCCTGGACCAGTATCGTAACCCCAGCAATCCTTTGGCCCACTATGACACCACAGCTGAAGAGATCCTGGAGCAGTGTGGTG GGAAGCTGGACATGCTGGTTGCTGGAGCTGGAACCGGTGGAACCATCACAGGTATCGCCCGCAAACTGAAGGAAAAATGCCCCAATATCAAA ATTGTTGGGGTTGACCCAGAGGGCTCCATCCTGGCTGAGCCTGAGGAGCTTAACAAGACCGATAAGACCCAGTACGAGGTAGAGGGCATCGGGTACGACTTCATCCCCACTGTGCTCGACAGATCC gtgattgacagctggtaCAAATCTAATGATGAGGAGTCCTTCAACATGTCTCGTATGCTGATCAGAGATGAAGGCCTGCTGTGCG GAGGAAGCTCTGGGACGGCCATGGCAGCAGCGGTGCATGCTGCCAAAGAGTTGAAGGAGGGCCAGCGCTGCGTGGTCATCCTGCCCGACTCCATCCGCAACTACAT GTCCAAGTTCCTCAGTGACAAGTGGATGGTTGAGAAGGGCTTTCTGAGAGAGGAGGACCTCATGGTGACAAAGCCATG GTGGTGGAACTGGAAGCTGCAGAGTTTGAATCTGTCGGCTCCCCTCACGGTGCTACCAACGGTCAGCTGTCAGAAAACCATAAAGATCCTCAAGGAGAAGGGCTTTGACCAGGCACCTGTTGTGGATGAGGCTGG ATTGATCCTGGGCATGGTGACACTGGGGAACATGTTGGCCTCCATCCTGGCAGGGAAGATCAAAGTGTCAGACCCTGTGAGCAAAGTGCTCTACAAGCAGTTCAAACAG ATCCGTTTGAATGATAACTTGGGGAAGTTATCCCGCATCCTGGAGACCGACCACTTTGCCCTGGTGGTGCATGAACAGATTCAGT ATTTGTCAGACGGCTCTTCCAGTCTGAGGCAGATGGTGTTCGGCGTGGTGACGGCCGTTGACCTGCTCAACTTCGTCACAGGGCGGGATAGGAAAGAGCGGTCCATGTCGGAGTCCAATGCTGAAATGTGA
- the LOC114844617 gene encoding splicing factor U2AF 35 kDa subunit-like isoform X1, whose protein sequence is MAEYLASIFGTEKDKVNCSFYFKIGACRHGDRCSRLHNKPTFSQTILIQNIYRNPQNSAQTADASRCAVSDVEMQEHYDEFFEEVFTEMEEKYGEVEEMNVCDNLGDHLVGNVYVKFRREEDAEKAVMDLNNRWFNAQPIHAELSPVTDFREACCRQYEMGECTRGGFCNFMHLKPISRELRRELYGRRRKRHRSRSRSRERRSRSRDRRRDRERRRSRDRERSGRF, encoded by the exons ATGGCGGAGTATCTGGCATCCATTTTCGGCACAGAGAAAGACAA GGTTAATTGCTCCTTCTATTTTAAAATTGGAGCTTGCAGACATGGAGACCGCTGCTCGAGATTGCACAACAAACCAACCTTCAGCCAG ACCATCTTGATTCAGAACATCTACCGTAATCCCCAGAACAGTGCACAGACGGCCGACGCTTCTCGCT gTGCAGTCAGCGATGTGGAAATGCAGGAACATTATGATGAGTTCTTTGAG GAGGTGTtcacagagatggaggagaagtatggagaggtggaggagatgaaCGTGTGCGATAACTTGGGCGATCACCTTGTCGGCAATGTCTATGTTAAG TTTCGTCGCGAGGAGGATGCAGAGAAAGCAGTCATGGACCTGAACAACCGTTGGTTTAATGCTCAACCCATCCATGCAGAGCTCTCTCCAGTTACTGACTTTAGGGAAGCCTGTTGCCGCCAGTATGAAATGGG AGAGTGCACTCGTGGTGGTTTTTGTAACTTCATGCATCTGAAACCAATATCAAGGGAACTCCGAAGAGAGTTGTATGGCCGCCGCAGGAAAAG ACATCGCTCTCGCTCACGTTCCAGGGAACGGCGCTCTCGCTCGAGGGATCGACGACGTGACCGTGAGAGGCGAAGGTCGAGGGACCGAGAGCGCTCTGGACGGTTCTGA
- the LOC114844617 gene encoding splicing factor U2AF 35 kDa subunit-like isoform X2: MQEHYDEFFEEVFTEMEEKYGEVEEMNVCDNLGDHLVGNVYVKFRREEDAEKAVMDLNNRWFNAQPIHAELSPVTDFREACCRQYEMGECTRGGFCNFMHLKPISRELRRELYGRRRKRHRSRSRSRERRSRSRDRRRDRERRRSRDRERSGRF, translated from the exons ATGCAGGAACATTATGATGAGTTCTTTGAG GAGGTGTtcacagagatggaggagaagtatggagaggtggaggagatgaaCGTGTGCGATAACTTGGGCGATCACCTTGTCGGCAATGTCTATGTTAAG TTTCGTCGCGAGGAGGATGCAGAGAAAGCAGTCATGGACCTGAACAACCGTTGGTTTAATGCTCAACCCATCCATGCAGAGCTCTCTCCAGTTACTGACTTTAGGGAAGCCTGTTGCCGCCAGTATGAAATGGG AGAGTGCACTCGTGGTGGTTTTTGTAACTTCATGCATCTGAAACCAATATCAAGGGAACTCCGAAGAGAGTTGTATGGCCGCCGCAGGAAAAG ACATCGCTCTCGCTCACGTTCCAGGGAACGGCGCTCTCGCTCGAGGGATCGACGACGTGACCGTGAGAGGCGAAGGTCGAGGGACCGAGAGCGCTCTGGACGGTTCTGA